In Acidobacteriota bacterium, a genomic segment contains:
- a CDS encoding gluconate 2-dehydrogenase subunit 3 family protein, whose translation MADLSRREMLKRVVVAGAAATLPAPGSAAVAAQSTAESFETLAAGEGATLRAVVARLIPSDERGPGALEAGAATYIDRALAGPLAGSLEAYRGGLAALDRYARSLRGMHFAALDAADQDALLRNVEANAAPEFGPGAAGFFNLLLTHTSQGTFSDPAHGGNVDFIGWRMLGYPGVRTVVTPDLQRIDRMPPERQVSAYDFPAFSAARERRTRGR comes from the coding sequence ATGGCTGATCTGTCGCGGCGTGAGATGCTCAAGCGGGTGGTGGTGGCGGGTGCGGCGGCGACCCTGCCCGCTCCGGGGTCGGCGGCCGTCGCGGCCCAGTCGACGGCCGAGTCGTTCGAGACGCTCGCCGCCGGCGAGGGAGCGACGTTGCGGGCCGTGGTCGCGCGGCTCATTCCGTCCGACGAGCGCGGGCCCGGCGCGCTCGAAGCGGGTGCGGCGACCTACATCGATCGGGCCCTGGCCGGGCCGCTCGCCGGATCGCTGGAGGCGTACCGCGGCGGCCTCGCGGCGCTCGACCGGTACGCGCGGTCGTTGCGGGGGATGCACTTCGCGGCGCTCGACGCGGCCGATCAGGATGCACTGCTCCGGAACGTGGAGGCCAACGCCGCACCCGAGTTCGGACCCGGCGCGGCCGGCTTCTTCAACCTGCTGCTGACCCATACGAGCCAGGGCACCTTTTCGGACCCGGCCCACGGCGGCAACGTCGACTTCATCGGCTGGCGGATGCTCGGCTACCCGGGCGTCCGCACGGTGGTCACCCCGGACCTGCAGCGGATCGACCGGATGCCGCCGGAGCGGCAGGTGTCCGCCTACGATTTTCCGGCGTTCAGCGCCGCCCGCGAACGGAGGACCCGTGGCCGTTGA
- a CDS encoding zinc ribbon domain-containing protein: MPIYEYRCRACDHEFEAVVIPKGNPPACPACASGDLERLISQFAVSSDGTREMNLKSARKQAAKIRKDKQVAEHEAIHHHHH, from the coding sequence ATGCCGATCTACGAGTATCGCTGCCGCGCCTGCGACCACGAGTTCGAGGCCGTCGTCATCCCGAAGGGCAATCCGCCGGCGTGCCCCGCCTGCGCCAGCGGCGATCTCGAGCGCTTGATCTCGCAGTTCGCTGTCAGCTCCGACGGCACGCGGGAGATGAACCTCAAGTCGGCACGCAAGCAGGCGGCGAAGATCCGCAAGGACAAGCAGGTCGCCGAGCACGAAGCGATCCACCACCACCATCACTGA
- a CDS encoding DUF4160 domain-containing protein — protein MFAEPGAPHHRPHFHAYYQDSTAVFGIDPVESIGGHLPRAQQRLVEAWAEIHREELATDWQLLQAGRAPLRIAPLR, from the coding sequence ATGTTCGCCGAGCCGGGCGCACCGCACCATCGGCCGCACTTCCATGCGTACTACCAGGATTCGACCGCCGTCTTCGGAATCGATCCCGTCGAGTCGATCGGCGGTCACCTGCCACGGGCACAGCAGAGGCTCGTCGAAGCCTGGGCCGAGATCCATCGCGAAGAGTTGGCGACCGACTGGCAGCTCCTGCAGGCCGGCCGGGCGCCGCTCAGAATTGCACCGTTGCGATGA
- a CDS encoding aminotransferase class V-fold PLP-dependent enzyme: protein MSQASGRHFLQIPGPTNVPDRVLRAMAAPTIDHRGPAFRDLTREVLAGMAAVVQTRHPVVLFPASGTGAWEAALANTLSPGDRVLMVETGHFATLWKGIATRLGLDPLFLPGDWRCGVDAAQVGARLAEDGAHAVKAVCVVHNETSTGVASDISAVRRAIDAARHPALLLVDTISSLASIDYRHDEWGVDVTVGASQKGLMLPPGLSFNAVGDKALAAHATARLPRSYWDWGPILAANEKGFFPYTPATNLLFGLREALRMLQAEGLDNVFARHDRHAEATRRAVRTWGLELLCVNPTEYSSSLTAVLTPEGHDAGRLLDVILDRFDMALGVGLGILAGKVFRIGHLGDFNDLSLLGTLAGVEMGLTLAGIPHESGGVGAALAHLTECARTSTAEPAPA from the coding sequence ATGTCACAAGCGAGCGGACGACACTTCCTGCAGATCCCCGGACCGACCAACGTGCCCGATCGCGTCCTGCGCGCAATGGCGGCGCCGACCATCGACCACCGTGGGCCGGCGTTCCGCGACCTGACTCGCGAGGTGCTTGCCGGCATGGCGGCCGTCGTGCAGACCCGCCACCCGGTGGTGTTGTTCCCCGCTTCGGGGACCGGAGCATGGGAGGCGGCGCTCGCCAACACGCTGTCTCCGGGCGACCGCGTGCTGATGGTCGAGACCGGGCACTTCGCGACGCTCTGGAAGGGCATCGCGACGCGGCTAGGGCTCGACCCGCTGTTCCTGCCGGGCGACTGGCGGTGCGGCGTCGACGCGGCGCAGGTCGGGGCGCGTCTCGCGGAAGACGGCGCCCATGCCGTCAAGGCGGTCTGCGTCGTCCACAACGAGACTTCGACCGGGGTGGCGAGCGACATCTCGGCGGTCCGCCGCGCCATCGACGCCGCGCGGCATCCGGCGCTCCTGCTGGTCGACACGATCTCGTCGCTGGCGTCCATCGACTACCGGCACGACGAGTGGGGCGTCGACGTCACCGTCGGCGCTTCGCAGAAGGGGTTGATGCTGCCCCCCGGCCTCAGCTTCAACGCGGTGGGGGACAAGGCGCTCGCCGCGCATGCCACGGCCCGGCTGCCGCGCAGCTACTGGGACTGGGGACCGATTCTGGCCGCCAACGAGAAGGGCTTCTTCCCCTACACGCCGGCGACGAACCTGCTCTTCGGACTGCGCGAGGCGCTCCGCATGCTCCAGGCGGAGGGGCTGGACAACGTGTTCGCCCGGCACGACCGTCACGCCGAGGCGACCCGTCGCGCGGTGCGGACGTGGGGGCTCGAGCTGCTCTGCGTCAATCCCACGGAGTACAGCTCGTCGCTCACCGCCGTCCTGACGCCCGAGGGCCACGACGCCGGGCGGCTGCTCGACGTCATCCTCGACCGCTTCGACATGGCCCTCGGCGTGGGGCTCGGCATACTCGCCGGCAAGGTGTTCCGCATCGGCCATCTCGGCGATTTCAACGACCTGAGCCTGCTCGGTACGCTGGCGGGCGTCGAGATGGGCCTGACACTGGCCGGAATTCCGCACGAGTCCGGAGGCGTCGGAGCCGCTCTGGCCCACCTCACCGAGTGCGCGCGGACCTCGACGGCCGAGCCCGCACCGGCGTAG
- a CDS encoding GMC family oxidoreductase → MAVELPKRDVVVVGLGAVGGVAVLPLAEAGMDVVGLEAGSWLRARDHAPDELFNNYRGWPESVQKANREIPVHRRTASSPDSPRGALHPMMNAVGGTSLHYWAQSWRLSPWDFEVVSATSRRYGASRLPVGSTVEDWPFGLDELEAYYDRVEHAIGVSGQAGNVGGEIDERGNVFEGPRRRPYPMPPLRWTGFIEQMADAARGLGWHPFPGPAAVNSVRYQNRAACAYHGFCDRGGCHLDAKNSTAVSTIPRAQETGRLQVVTEAHVRRVAVDGEGRATGVSYIKDGEEYVQPADVVLLAGYTYENVRLMLLSKSPAYPDGLSNNGGQVGRHYMTHATGAGVLALFPHRLNRWYGLPAQGVAIDDWAADNFDHADLDFIGGGNLWIYSDRRPIAAARMPTFGRVPRWGSAWKAFVADNADRWTNCYIQKSTLPYEDNYLDLHPTVTDPLGDPVCRITADFKDNERRIATFVQDRMVEWFRAAGAVEIIRQGLGTMGPSTHAYGGTRMGDDPETNVVDRWGFSHEVPNLGILGASVMGTSGSHNPTLTAQGLGWRSAAHLVEDWSSIAE, encoded by the coding sequence GTGGCCGTTGAACTTCCGAAACGGGATGTGGTGGTCGTCGGGCTCGGGGCCGTGGGCGGCGTCGCGGTGCTGCCGCTCGCCGAGGCCGGCATGGACGTGGTGGGTCTGGAGGCCGGCTCCTGGCTGCGCGCGCGCGATCATGCGCCGGACGAGTTGTTCAACAACTACCGCGGCTGGCCCGAGTCGGTACAGAAGGCGAACCGCGAGATCCCGGTGCATCGCCGCACCGCGTCGTCGCCCGATTCGCCGCGCGGCGCGCTGCACCCGATGATGAACGCGGTCGGCGGCACGTCGCTGCACTACTGGGCGCAGAGCTGGCGGCTCAGTCCCTGGGACTTCGAGGTCGTCAGCGCCACCTCGCGGCGCTACGGCGCGTCGAGGTTGCCGGTGGGGTCGACGGTCGAGGACTGGCCCTTCGGACTCGACGAGCTCGAGGCGTACTACGACCGGGTCGAGCACGCGATCGGCGTCTCCGGGCAGGCCGGCAACGTCGGCGGCGAGATCGACGAGCGGGGCAACGTCTTCGAGGGGCCGCGGCGCCGACCGTATCCGATGCCCCCGTTGCGCTGGACCGGCTTCATCGAGCAGATGGCCGACGCGGCCCGCGGGCTCGGCTGGCATCCGTTTCCCGGACCGGCGGCGGTCAACTCCGTGCGTTACCAGAACCGCGCGGCGTGCGCCTATCACGGCTTCTGCGACCGCGGCGGCTGCCACCTCGACGCGAAGAACTCGACCGCCGTCTCGACGATCCCCCGCGCGCAGGAAACCGGACGCCTGCAGGTGGTGACCGAGGCGCACGTCCGGCGCGTCGCGGTGGACGGCGAGGGTCGCGCGACCGGCGTCAGCTACATCAAGGACGGCGAGGAGTACGTGCAGCCGGCAGACGTCGTCCTGCTGGCCGGTTACACCTACGAGAACGTCCGCCTGATGCTCCTCTCGAAGTCGCCCGCGTATCCCGACGGCCTGTCGAACAACGGCGGCCAGGTCGGCCGCCACTACATGACGCACGCCACCGGGGCCGGTGTGCTGGCGCTCTTCCCGCACCGGCTCAACCGCTGGTACGGGCTGCCGGCGCAGGGCGTCGCGATCGACGACTGGGCGGCCGACAACTTCGACCACGCGGACCTCGACTTCATCGGCGGCGGCAACCTGTGGATCTACTCGGACCGCCGGCCGATCGCGGCGGCCCGCATGCCCACCTTCGGGCGCGTTCCGCGCTGGGGCTCGGCGTGGAAGGCTTTCGTGGCCGACAACGCCGACCGCTGGACCAACTGCTACATCCAGAAGTCGACGCTGCCTTACGAGGACAACTATCTGGACCTGCATCCGACGGTGACGGACCCGCTGGGCGATCCGGTCTGCCGCATCACCGCCGACTTCAAGGACAACGAGCGCCGCATCGCGACGTTCGTGCAGGACCGGATGGTGGAGTGGTTCCGCGCCGCCGGCGCCGTCGAGATCATCCGCCAGGGCCTCGGGACGATGGGCCCGTCCACCCACGCCTACGGCGGTACGCGGATGGGGGACGACCCGGAGACCAACGTCGTCGACCGCTGGGGTTTCTCCCACGAGGTCCCGAATCTCGGCATTCTCGGCGCCTCGGTGATGGGGACGAGCGGGTCGCACAACCCGACGCTGACGGCCCAGGGGCTGGGGTGGCGTTCCGCGGCGCACCTGGTCGAAGACTGGTCGTCGATTGCGGAATAG
- a CDS encoding PQQ-dependent dehydrogenase, methanol/ethanol family: MTRPTLATLALAAFMFVVLLPHPAAAQVTFERLLNAADEPHNWLTYSGNYESNRHSTLDQVTVDNVDRLELQWVFQAQSLQVFQTTPLVVDGIMYITEAPNTVLALDAELGRVFWRYEYTPSPESRPCCGRVNRGVAILGDTLFMGTIDAQLIAIDAVSGRPIWQTAVADPGAGYALTLAPLIVKDKVIVSVAGGEYGIRGFISAHDPETGEEEWRFYTIPGPGEPGHDTWEGDDWRYGGASAWITGSYDPDVDLIYWGIGNPGPDWNPAQRPGDNLYSDSVVALDPDTGELEWYFQFTPNDPYDYDSVQVPVLADFPAQDGGTLKLMLWGNRNGFFYVLDRETGQFINGREFVEQTWAEGLDDNGRPIFIPQEPGVTTYPGVQGGTNWYSPSYSPSTRLFYLSAWEGYGSVFEAQEVEYEEGRLFLGGRPAPPVPGGALPSLARGPINTWTESAGTGAVIAIDPTTGEQAWKYEMTDVTSSGILTTATDVLFTGNREGYFHAFDARDGELLWRKTLGGMIANGPISYAVDGRQYVAVAAGNGLFVYALREE; this comes from the coding sequence ATGACCCGCCCGACGCTCGCGACCCTCGCGCTCGCCGCCTTCATGTTCGTCGTCCTGCTGCCGCACCCGGCGGCCGCCCAGGTCACGTTCGAACGGCTGCTCAACGCCGCCGACGAGCCGCACAACTGGCTCACCTATTCCGGCAACTACGAGAGCAACCGCCACTCGACCCTCGACCAGGTCACCGTCGACAACGTCGACCGGCTGGAGTTGCAGTGGGTCTTCCAGGCGCAGTCGCTCCAGGTCTTCCAGACGACGCCGCTCGTGGTGGACGGCATCATGTACATCACCGAGGCGCCCAACACCGTGCTGGCCCTCGACGCGGAGCTCGGCCGCGTCTTCTGGCGCTACGAGTACACCCCCTCGCCGGAATCGCGCCCCTGCTGCGGCCGCGTCAACCGCGGGGTGGCGATCCTCGGCGACACGTTGTTCATGGGCACCATCGACGCGCAGCTCATCGCCATCGACGCGGTCAGCGGCCGGCCGATCTGGCAGACCGCCGTCGCCGACCCGGGAGCGGGCTATGCGTTGACCCTCGCCCCGCTCATCGTCAAGGACAAGGTGATCGTCAGCGTCGCCGGCGGCGAGTACGGCATCCGCGGCTTCATCTCCGCCCACGACCCCGAGACCGGCGAGGAAGAGTGGCGGTTCTACACCATCCCCGGCCCGGGCGAGCCAGGCCACGACACGTGGGAGGGAGACGACTGGCGCTACGGCGGCGCCTCGGCCTGGATCACCGGCTCGTACGACCCCGACGTCGACCTCATCTACTGGGGCATCGGCAATCCCGGTCCCGACTGGAACCCGGCGCAGCGGCCCGGCGACAACCTCTACTCGGACTCGGTGGTCGCGCTCGACCCCGACACCGGCGAGCTGGAGTGGTACTTCCAGTTCACGCCCAACGACCCGTACGACTACGACTCGGTGCAGGTGCCGGTGCTCGCCGACTTCCCGGCCCAGGACGGCGGCACGTTGAAGCTGATGCTCTGGGGCAACCGCAACGGCTTCTTCTACGTGCTCGACCGCGAGACCGGACAGTTCATCAACGGCCGGGAATTCGTCGAGCAGACCTGGGCGGAGGGGCTCGACGACAACGGGCGGCCGATCTTCATCCCGCAGGAGCCGGGGGTCACCACCTATCCCGGCGTACAGGGCGGCACCAACTGGTACTCGCCGTCCTACAGCCCGTCGACGCGGCTGTTCTACCTGTCGGCCTGGGAGGGCTACGGCTCGGTCTTCGAGGCGCAGGAAGTCGAGTACGAGGAGGGACGCCTGTTCCTCGGCGGCCGGCCGGCCCCGCCCGTTCCCGGCGGCGCGCTTCCCAGCCTGGCGCGCGGCCCCATCAACACCTGGACGGAATCCGCGGGCACGGGCGCCGTCATCGCCATCGACCCGACCACCGGCGAGCAGGCCTGGAAGTACGAGATGACGGACGTCACGAGCAGCGGCATCCTGACGACCGCCACCGACGTACTCTTCACCGGGAACCGCGAAGGCTACTTCCACGCCTTCGATGCACGGGACGGCGAGTTGCTCTGGCGGAAGACGCTCGGCGGGATGATCGCCAACGGCCCGATCAGCTACGCGGTCGACGGCCGGCAGTACGTGGCGGTGGCCGCCGGCAACGGGCTGTTCGTCTACGCCCTGCGGGAGGAATAG
- a CDS encoding DUF429 domain-containing protein yields the protein MDHAVYRVVSLTVAGPFVLDIRFDDGTQRTIDFRPVLRGELYGPLRDVTMFKRVTIDPDTHTLVWPNGADFDPATLHDWPDARTRMIELAQCWEEKDREERSRSRRNDPRSRCRIIGVDYSTNDRETGMALAIKDDDGLSLLDATVGGQDRPVPFVLREWLIDSADTALMAIDAPLGWPRPLWTSLESHSAGSAIDTPADDMFGRATDLFIKDNIKKPLDVGADKIARTAHAALRLLGKLRDDLGVAIPLAWNPDDVTDHAVIEVYPAATLIAHRIPPSGRKPSGFGLPSYKKPDTPNKIRQRREIVDALREWMTIPQEQVEALCGNDDLLDAAVCVLAAQDFLTGRAVPPIDRCLAEREGWIWTALPGGAIYTAPHG from the coding sequence ATGGACCACGCCGTCTACCGCGTCGTTTCGCTCACCGTCGCAGGTCCGTTCGTACTGGACATCCGGTTCGATGACGGGACACAACGAACAATCGATTTCCGGCCCGTATTGCGGGGGGAACTGTACGGCCCGCTTCGCGACGTCACGATGTTCAAGCGGGTCACGATCGACCCGGATACACACACCCTCGTCTGGCCGAACGGTGCGGACTTCGACCCCGCGACGCTTCACGACTGGCCCGATGCGCGAACGCGAATGATCGAGTTGGCCCAATGCTGGGAAGAGAAGGATCGAGAAGAACGCAGCCGCAGCCGGCGGAACGACCCGCGCTCCCGTTGCAGGATCATCGGTGTCGACTACTCAACGAATGATCGCGAAACTGGCATGGCCCTCGCGATCAAGGACGACGATGGTCTCAGCCTGCTGGACGCGACAGTCGGCGGGCAGGATCGACCCGTCCCGTTCGTCCTGCGGGAATGGTTGATCGACTCCGCAGACACCGCACTGATGGCCATCGACGCACCCCTTGGTTGGCCGAGACCGTTGTGGACATCGCTCGAATCGCATTCCGCCGGCTCAGCGATAGACACGCCGGCCGACGACATGTTCGGCCGAGCCACCGACCTCTTCATCAAGGACAACATCAAGAAGCCGCTCGACGTCGGCGCCGACAAGATTGCCCGAACGGCTCATGCAGCCCTTCGCCTTCTGGGCAAGTTGCGAGACGATCTTGGCGTGGCAATCCCGCTTGCCTGGAATCCTGACGACGTTACCGACCATGCGGTGATCGAGGTGTATCCGGCCGCCACCCTGATAGCGCACCGAATCCCCCCGAGCGGTCGTAAGCCGTCAGGCTTCGGATTGCCGAGTTACAAGAAGCCGGACACGCCGAACAAGATCCGGCAACGTCGCGAGATCGTGGATGCGCTGCGAGAGTGGATGACGATCCCGCAAGAACAGGTTGAAGCTCTGTGCGGCAACGACGACCTGCTGGACGCGGCCGTGTGCGTACTGGCCGCACAGGACTTTCTCACGGGACGCGCCGTCCCGCCGATTGATCGATGCCTCGCGGAACGCGAAGGCTGGATCTGGACGGCGCTGCCCGGAGGCGCGATTTATACTGCGCCGCATGGGTGA
- a CDS encoding FAD-binding protein, with the protein MGDLRTDLEARLAGEVRFDAVSRALYSTDASVYQIQPLGAAVVRSREDVLAALECARAHGCSVTARGGGTSQAGQAIGAGLQIDTSKYFNRVLEVNVEERWARVEPGIVLDELNAQLAPHRLRFAPDISTASRATIGGMISNNSSGARSVRYGKTIDHVLDLHVALADGSVAHLRPLTAEELEAACAADTFEGACYRTVRETAARHVEEIDRRYPKILRRVGGYNLDAFAPAGNGNAAAPFNLAKLIVGSEGTLGLILEARLKLVPLPKAKAVLTIEYDDLLDALGETPAILAHDPSAVEVMDRSILDHARENPALDAMRRAVLGTDCGALLCVELYGDSAQELRPRLNRLESNIRARGIARHTACAVAPADQARIWKLRESSLGLSMAMKGDAKSISFVEDTAVAPERLRDFIERFLEVIRRHGTTAGVYAHASVGCLHVRPVVNLKTAAGVQQFEAIANEVADLVLEFGGALSGEHGDGLVRGPFMERMFGPDLYEAFRTIKRTFDPDGLFNPGKIVDAPPLTANLRYGPEYRTPDPDAVFDHGDHGGLGRAVEMCSGVGACRKTLSGTMCPSYMATRDEAHSTRGRANTLRLAMNGALGNGSGSHDAGLGDREVYDVLDLCLECRACKTECPVGVDMARFKSEFLADYWRRNGTPLRARALGHIRTLSALASRAAPLVNPWLERDWVRALNERLFGIDRRRSLPRWASRTLARAWRKRAAGNRARSGAPDAVLFNDTFTNYYDPQIGLAAADVLEAAGLSVGLAPHACCGRPLISQGLLAAARDRAANVVRRLHPLAAAGTPIVLLEPSCLSALKDDVPDLLRGEAQQRAREVASACVLFEDYLSRRLTDGDATLALRSGPDEILLHGHCHQKSLGLVAPAQALLERIPGARVTDLDSGCCGMAGSFGYAREHFDISQQIGERRLLPAARALESQQVLVAAGTSCRHQVHDFTGVDAQHPAVLLQSLLER; encoded by the coding sequence ATGGGTGACCTCCGGACCGATCTCGAAGCGCGGCTCGCCGGCGAGGTTCGCTTCGACGCGGTGTCCCGCGCGCTGTACTCGACCGACGCCAGCGTCTACCAGATCCAGCCACTCGGGGCGGCGGTCGTCCGCTCGCGCGAGGACGTGCTGGCGGCCCTCGAGTGCGCCCGCGCCCACGGCTGCTCGGTCACCGCCCGCGGGGGCGGCACGTCCCAGGCCGGACAGGCGATCGGCGCCGGCCTGCAGATCGACACCTCGAAGTACTTCAACCGGGTCCTCGAGGTGAACGTCGAGGAGCGCTGGGCGCGCGTAGAGCCGGGCATCGTGCTCGACGAGCTGAACGCGCAGCTCGCGCCGCACCGCCTGCGGTTCGCACCCGACATCTCCACGGCCAGCCGCGCGACCATCGGCGGCATGATCTCGAACAACTCGAGCGGCGCGCGGTCGGTGCGCTACGGCAAGACCATCGACCACGTGCTCGATCTGCACGTCGCGCTGGCCGACGGCTCGGTCGCCCACCTGCGGCCGCTCACGGCCGAGGAGCTGGAAGCGGCCTGCGCGGCGGACACCTTCGAGGGCGCCTGCTACCGCACCGTCCGCGAGACGGCCGCCCGGCACGTGGAAGAGATCGACCGGCGGTACCCGAAAATCCTGCGCCGGGTGGGCGGCTACAACCTCGACGCGTTCGCCCCGGCGGGCAACGGAAATGCCGCTGCGCCCTTCAACCTGGCGAAGCTGATCGTCGGCTCCGAGGGCACGCTCGGCCTCATCCTCGAAGCCCGTCTCAAGCTGGTGCCGCTGCCGAAGGCCAAGGCGGTGCTGACCATCGAGTACGACGACCTGCTCGACGCGCTCGGAGAGACCCCGGCGATCCTGGCCCACGATCCGTCCGCCGTCGAGGTGATGGACCGTTCGATCCTCGACCATGCCCGGGAGAATCCGGCCCTCGACGCGATGCGGCGCGCCGTGCTCGGCACCGATTGCGGCGCGCTGCTGTGCGTGGAGCTGTACGGCGACTCGGCGCAGGAGCTCCGCCCGCGCCTCAACCGGCTCGAGTCGAACATCCGCGCCCGCGGCATCGCGAGGCATACGGCCTGCGCCGTCGCGCCGGCCGATCAAGCCCGCATCTGGAAGCTGCGCGAGTCGTCGCTCGGCCTCTCGATGGCGATGAAGGGAGACGCCAAGAGCATCTCGTTCGTCGAGGACACCGCGGTCGCCCCGGAGAGGCTGCGCGACTTCATCGAGCGGTTCCTCGAGGTGATCCGGCGGCACGGCACGACGGCCGGCGTGTACGCGCACGCCTCGGTCGGCTGCCTGCACGTGCGGCCGGTCGTCAACCTGAAGACGGCGGCCGGCGTCCAGCAGTTCGAGGCGATTGCGAACGAGGTGGCGGACCTGGTGCTGGAGTTCGGCGGCGCCCTCTCCGGCGAGCATGGCGACGGCCTGGTGCGCGGGCCGTTCATGGAGCGCATGTTCGGCCCGGATCTGTACGAAGCCTTTCGTACCATCAAGCGCACGTTCGACCCGGACGGGCTGTTCAACCCGGGCAAGATCGTCGACGCGCCGCCTTTGACCGCCAACCTGCGCTACGGCCCGGAATACCGGACGCCGGACCCCGACGCCGTCTTCGACCACGGAGATCACGGCGGGCTCGGGCGCGCGGTGGAGATGTGCAGCGGCGTCGGCGCCTGCCGCAAGACCCTCAGCGGCACGATGTGCCCGTCCTACATGGCGACGCGCGACGAGGCGCACTCGACGCGGGGGCGGGCCAACACGCTGCGCCTCGCGATGAACGGGGCGCTCGGCAACGGCAGCGGTTCCCACGACGCCGGTCTCGGGGACCGCGAAGTCTACGACGTGCTCGACCTCTGCCTGGAATGCCGGGCGTGCAAGACCGAGTGCCCCGTCGGCGTCGATATGGCGCGCTTCAAGAGCGAGTTCCTGGCCGACTACTGGCGGCGGAACGGCACGCCGTTGCGGGCCCGCGCCCTCGGGCACATCCGCACGCTGTCGGCGCTGGCCAGTCGCGCGGCGCCGCTCGTCAACCCGTGGCTGGAACGGGACTGGGTACGGGCGCTCAACGAGAGGCTCTTCGGCATCGACCGGCGCCGTTCGCTGCCCCGCTGGGCGTCGCGCACGCTGGCCCGGGCCTGGCGGAAACGCGCGGCCGGAAACCGCGCGCGGTCCGGAGCCCCGGACGCGGTCCTGTTCAACGACACGTTCACCAACTACTACGATCCGCAGATCGGACTGGCGGCGGCGGACGTTCTGGAGGCAGCCGGGCTGTCGGTCGGCCTGGCGCCGCACGCCTGCTGCGGCCGGCCCCTCATCTCGCAGGGCCTGCTGGCCGCCGCCCGCGACCGGGCCGCGAACGTCGTGCGCCGCCTGCATCCGCTGGCCGCGGCCGGGACCCCGATCGTGCTGCTGGAGCCGAGCTGCCTTTCCGCTCTCAAGGACGACGTACCGGATCTGCTGCGCGGCGAGGCGCAGCAACGGGCGCGCGAGGTGGCCTCCGCGTGCGTGCTCTTCGAGGACTACCTGAGCCGGCGTCTCACGGATGGAGACGCCACGCTGGCGCTGCGGTCCGGGCCGGACGAGATTCTGCTGCACGGCCATTGCCACCAGAAGTCCCTGGGCCTGGTCGCCCCGGCCCAGGCGCTCCTCGAGCGCATCCCGGGGGCGCGCGTCACGGATCTCGACTCCGGGTGCTGCGGCATGGCCGGCTCGTTCGGCTACGCGCGCGAGCACTTCGACATCTCGCAGCAGATCGGAGAGAGGCGGCTGCTGCCGGCCGCCCGCGCGCTCGAATCACAGCAGGTCCTCGTGGCCGCCGGCACGTCGTGCCGCCATCAGGTCCATGACTTCACCGGCGTTGACGCCCAGCACCCGGCGGTGCTGCTGCAGTCTCTCCTCGAACGCTGA